Within Bacillus sp. FJAT-45350, the genomic segment ACGTTTTTAACGCGGTTCCACTCTGTTTAAGAAAACATACTCGTTTTCTTCTCTCAAACTGGGTAACGGACCTAACCGCTCTTACCTACTACTATTTCAATAAGAGGCTCCAAGGGGCAATTTCAAAGACGTTTCTTAAATCACTCTCAGCCTAGGTGATTCTCTCTTTGAAGAAACTGTCATCTACTTTTCCTTGTCAACGCTTTTTCTATTTAATTTATCAATGATTGAACACGACTTAGTACCGCTTCCTTACCTAGTAGCTCTAATGTATCTGGTAAGTCGCGACCATGAGTTTGGCCTGTTGTTGCTACACGTATTGGCATAAATAACTTTTTACCTTTATGTCCTGTTGCTTTTTGTGTTGCTTTCATTGCTTGCTTAAGGGCGTCTGCCTTAAACCCTTCTAGTTGCTCAACTTCTGTTAAAAAGTGGGCAAGAACTTCTGACACTTGCTCTTCAGCAAGAACGTCCTTTGCTTCCCCATTATACTCAATTGTATCCTTAAAAAACAACTCTGATAACTCAACTATTTCAGCACCATATTGCATTTGCTCTTGATATAAACCAATTAGCTTTTTCGCCCACTCTTTTTGTTCCTCATTCATATCTTCAGGTAGTTTACCTGCTTTGACAAGGTGAGGAAGAGCTAAGTTTACGACGATATCTAAATCGGCTTCTTTTATATATTGATTGTTCATCCAAGCTAGCTTTTCTGTATCAAAAACGGCTGGTGCTTTTGCTACTCTCTCGAGGTTAAATTGTTCTTCTAGCTGTTGTAAAGAGAAAATCTCTTCCTCTCCAACCGGAGACCAACCAAGTAACGCTAGAAAATTAACAATCGCCTCTGGCATGTACCCAAGATCTTTATACTGCTCAACAAACTGAATAATAGATTCATCACGCTTACTCATCTTTTGACGGTCAGGGTTAAGAATTAGCGATGCATGAGCAAACTTTGGTACGTCCCAGCCAAAAGCTTTATACAA encodes:
- the gltX gene encoding glutamate--tRNA ligase produces the protein MSNEVRVRFAPSPTGHLHIGGARSALFNYLFARNQGGKFILRIEDTDQARNVETAQEKLMDSMKWLGFNWDESTDIGGEYGPYSCMERLEIYKEYLQQLIDSGKAYYCYMTESELEAEREAQMARGETPKYSGRDRNLTEEQRKEYEAKGLKPVVRFLVEEGQNVVIDDAVRGTVTFETDGIGDFVIARKDGIPMYNFAVVVDDHLMKISHVIRGEEHLSNTPRQALLYKAFGWDVPKFAHASLILNPDRQKMSKRDESIIQFVEQYKDLGYMPEAIVNFLALLGWSPVGEEEIFSLQQLEEQFNLERVAKAPAVFDTEKLAWMNNQYIKEADLDIVVNLALPHLVKAGKLPEDMNEEQKEWAKKLIGLYQEQMQYGAEIVELSELFFKDTIEYNGEAKDVLAEEQVSEVLAHFLTEVEQLEGFKADALKQAMKATQKATGHKGKKLFMPIRVATTGQTHGRDLPDTLELLGKEAVLSRVQSLIN